A window of the Henckelia pumila isolate YLH828 chromosome 3, ASM3356847v2, whole genome shotgun sequence genome harbors these coding sequences:
- the LOC140889307 gene encoding mitochondrial import receptor subunit TOM20-like isoform X3, which yields MDMSSDFDRLLFFEHARRTAEATYAKNPLDADNLTRWGGVLLELAQFQSGPESKKMVLDAISKLEEALDVDPRKHDTLWALGNAYTSNAFLFPDLDEAKPCFDKAAQYYEQAVELEPSNELYKKSLEVAAKAPELHVEFHKHGFSQQAMGPGPSASTNTKTKKAKTSDLKYDIFGWIILAVGIVAWVGFAKSNVPPPPR from the exons ATGGATATGTCAAGCGATTTCGATCGTCTTCTCTTCTTTGAGCACGCTCGTAGAACGGCGGAAGCTACCTACGCTAAAAATCCTCTCGATGCTGAT AATTTGACTAGATGGGGCGGGGTATTGCTGGAGTTGGCGCAATTTCAGAGCGGTCCGGAGTCCAAGAAGATGGTTCTAG ATGCTATATCCAAGTTGGAGGAGGCACTGGATGTTGACCCAAGAAAGCACGATACTCTTTGGGCTCTTGGGAATGCATATACATCCAATGCATTTCTTTTTCCAGATCTCGATGAGGCTAAGCCTTGCTTTGATAAGGCGGCTCAGTACTATGAGCAAGCAGTGGAACTG GAACCATCAAACGAGCTTTACAAGAAATCTTTAGAAGTAGCAGCAAAG GCTCCTGAGTTGCACGTGGAATTCCATAAGCATGGTTTTTCTCAGCAGGCCATGGGACCAGGCCCTTCTGCATCTACCAACACTAAG ACAAAAAAGGCTAAAACTAGTGATCTCAAATACGATATTTTTGGATGGATAATTCTTGCGGTTGGCATTGTTGCATGGGTGGGATTTGCCAAATCTAATGTTCCTCCTCCTCCTCGATAA
- the LOC140889307 gene encoding mitochondrial import receptor subunit TOM20-like isoform X1, with translation MDMSSDFDRLLFFEHARRTAEATYAKNPLDADNLTRWGGVLLELAQFQSGPESKKMVLDAISKLEEALDVDPRKHDTLWALGNAYTSNAFLFPDLDEAKPCFDKAAQYYEQAVELEPSNELYKKSLEVAAKAPELHVEFHKHGFSQQAMGPGPSASTNTKQQTKKAKTSDLKYDIFGWIILAVGIVAWVGFAKSNVPPPPR, from the exons ATGGATATGTCAAGCGATTTCGATCGTCTTCTCTTCTTTGAGCACGCTCGTAGAACGGCGGAAGCTACCTACGCTAAAAATCCTCTCGATGCTGAT AATTTGACTAGATGGGGCGGGGTATTGCTGGAGTTGGCGCAATTTCAGAGCGGTCCGGAGTCCAAGAAGATGGTTCTAG ATGCTATATCCAAGTTGGAGGAGGCACTGGATGTTGACCCAAGAAAGCACGATACTCTTTGGGCTCTTGGGAATGCATATACATCCAATGCATTTCTTTTTCCAGATCTCGATGAGGCTAAGCCTTGCTTTGATAAGGCGGCTCAGTACTATGAGCAAGCAGTGGAACTG GAACCATCAAACGAGCTTTACAAGAAATCTTTAGAAGTAGCAGCAAAG GCTCCTGAGTTGCACGTGGAATTCCATAAGCATGGTTTTTCTCAGCAGGCCATGGGACCAGGCCCTTCTGCATCTACCAACACTAAG CAGCAGACAAAAAAGGCTAAAACTAGTGATCTCAAATACGATATTTTTGGATGGATAATTCTTGCGGTTGGCATTGTTGCATGGGTGGGATTTGCCAAATCTAATGTTCCTCCTCCTCCTCGATAA
- the LOC140889307 gene encoding mitochondrial import receptor subunit TOM20-like isoform X2, which produces MDMSSDFDRLLFFEHARRTAEATYAKNPLDADNLTRWGGVLLELAQFQSGPESKKMVLDAISKLEEALDVDPRKHDTLWALGNAYTSNAFLFPDLDEAKPCFDKAAQYYEQAVELEPSNELYKKSLEVAAKAPELHVEFHKHGFSQQAMGPGPSASTNTKQTKKAKTSDLKYDIFGWIILAVGIVAWVGFAKSNVPPPPR; this is translated from the exons ATGGATATGTCAAGCGATTTCGATCGTCTTCTCTTCTTTGAGCACGCTCGTAGAACGGCGGAAGCTACCTACGCTAAAAATCCTCTCGATGCTGAT AATTTGACTAGATGGGGCGGGGTATTGCTGGAGTTGGCGCAATTTCAGAGCGGTCCGGAGTCCAAGAAGATGGTTCTAG ATGCTATATCCAAGTTGGAGGAGGCACTGGATGTTGACCCAAGAAAGCACGATACTCTTTGGGCTCTTGGGAATGCATATACATCCAATGCATTTCTTTTTCCAGATCTCGATGAGGCTAAGCCTTGCTTTGATAAGGCGGCTCAGTACTATGAGCAAGCAGTGGAACTG GAACCATCAAACGAGCTTTACAAGAAATCTTTAGAAGTAGCAGCAAAG GCTCCTGAGTTGCACGTGGAATTCCATAAGCATGGTTTTTCTCAGCAGGCCATGGGACCAGGCCCTTCTGCATCTACCAACACTAAG CAGACAAAAAAGGCTAAAACTAGTGATCTCAAATACGATATTTTTGGATGGATAATTCTTGCGGTTGGCATTGTTGCATGGGTGGGATTTGCCAAATCTAATGTTCCTCCTCCTCCTCGATAA